CCTGCCGATTCTGGCGGCGCTCATCGTTTCGATAATCGGGGCGACCATCATCACGGTTCTCTCCCGACTCGGGATTCCAGCCAGTCTCGCGGTCAGCACGACCTCGTGCATCATCGGACTCGGATGGGGCCGTGCCAGCCGCGCCGTGGCACTCACTGACGTGGCGGAATCCGCGATACAGCCGGAACCGGCACCCGACGTTGACCTTTCTGCGGGCGCGCTCATCGCCGAAACGAGCGATGCCGAGGTGCCGCCCGGCCCGACGATTGGCGACGTTGCGGAGGGTGAAGTGCCGACCCCGCCAAAATCGCGCGACGGTGGCGAGACGCCGGAGGTTCCGCCAATCGGCGAAGAGAGTATCGAAGAACTGGCGGCCGAGAGCCTGTTCGACCCGGCGGCGACGAGCCGAATCGTCGTTCTCTGGGTTCTTTCGCCCACGATTTCGGCGGTTGGGTCGTACATTCTGTTCGAGTTCGTGTTAGGAACCGGGTGAACCGACGAGCCGAACCATTGCGAATCGCGGTTCATCGTTCACTCCGATTCGTGTCGCAACCAGAGAAAATCGCTTTACTCCGTCACAGTCGTGTCCTCGTACATGGGGGAGCACGTTCTCGTTCCGATAGATGGCTCACCGGCATCGAAGGCGGCGCTTGACTACGCATTGACCATGCCCGAGGTCAAAATCACGGTTCTCACTGTCGTCAATCCGTTCGACATCGACCCGCTGTCGCCGGGGTACAAATCGCCGCTGGGGAAGGCCGGAATGCCTGCGTATTCGCAGGAATGGTATCAAAAAGAGTGGGACAGCGCGAAGGAACTGCACGAAGAACTGCGCGAGAAAGCGGACGACGTGCCGTTCGAAAGCGTCGTCACGTTGGGGCAACCCGCGCGACAGATAGTCAAACACGCCACCGAACAAGGCGTAGACCACATCGTGATGGGAACGCACGGAAAAGAAGACCTCTCGAACGTCTTCCTCGGTTCTGTCGCCGAGAAAGTGGCCCATCGCGCGCCGATAACGGTGACGATAGTGAAATAGCTTAAAACTCGCCGAGACTCGACTGTCCGCCGCTCGACCCCGCCATGGTGGCGGCTTTTTCGATTGCGCTTTCGAACGTCGATTCCTGACTGCGGTCGTACAACGTCGCCGCAGGATGGACACAAATCAGCACGTCTCGGAGTTCTCCCCCGAGCTCGGCGTTGACGATGCTTCCTGCTTCGCTCGTCACCGCCACGTTTCTATCGAGGAGGTGCTGACTCGGAACCTTGCCGAGCGTGACGATAACGTCGGGATTCACCAGTTCGATTTCGCGCTCCAGATACGCTCGGCAGTTACCCAGTTCCTCTTTCGTCGGGTCGCGGTTTTCGGGCGGCCGACAGCGCACGCAGTTCGTGATTCGAACGTCTGCGCGCGAAAGCCCCGCGTCGCGGAGTCTGTCGTCCAGCACGGAACCGCTCCGTCCGACGAACGGTTCGCCCTGTTCGTCCTCGTTCGCGCCCGGGCCTTCCCCGACAAACAGGAGGTCTGCGTCCTCCGGCCCGGTTCCGTTGACGATTTGGCTTCGACAGTCTACGAGCGCGGGACACTGCTCGCAGTCGGTGACTTCCAGTCCCTCCATCGTACCCATGTGCGGAAAAACGAGCGGGGCGTATTAAGTCCCCGCGGCATGCAATTTTGCTGTTTTACCTTCAGTATCGTTCCATCCTTTGCCACTCGTCCCCCGCGCGGGCCGCCAGTCGCGCGACCCGGAGCGGTTCCGGGCGACCCCCTTCCGGCGTGAACGCCCGAACCACGTCGCGGGCTTCGTCCTCGTCGATTCCGACGCTTCGGACGAAGACGGTCTGGTCGTTGAC
The window above is part of the Haladaptatus cibarius D43 genome. Proteins encoded here:
- a CDS encoding universal stress protein; translation: MGEHVLVPIDGSPASKAALDYALTMPEVKITVLTVVNPFDIDPLSPGYKSPLGKAGMPAYSQEWYQKEWDSAKELHEELREKADDVPFESVVTLGQPARQIVKHATEQGVDHIVMGTHGKEDLSNVFLGSVAEKVAHRAPITVTIVK
- a CDS encoding uracil-DNA glycosylase; translated protein: MGTMEGLEVTDCEQCPALVDCRSQIVNGTGPEDADLLFVGEGPGANEDEQGEPFVGRSGSVLDDRLRDAGLSRADVRITNCVRCRPPENRDPTKEELGNCRAYLEREIELVNPDVIVTLGKVPSQHLLDRNVAVTSEAGSIVNAELGGELRDVLICVHPAATLYDRSQESTFESAIEKAATMAGSSGGQSSLGEF